A stretch of Lathyrus oleraceus cultivar Zhongwan6 chromosome 6, CAAS_Psat_ZW6_1.0, whole genome shotgun sequence DNA encodes these proteins:
- the LOC127098518 gene encoding LEAF RUST 10 DISEASE-RESISTANCE LOCUS RECEPTOR-LIKE PROTEIN KINASE-like 1.1 isoform X2 — protein sequence MNLVCEFLFLLFSHLMLLGNGYKEDCPASLKCGFLGNISFPFTTTEYQDCGLLPIHNCDDPGKPKMVQFQNKGKWLEVEIVNPLEFRGGNATSACVFRDRNLYQLLQNKSCEAFKYNYTLPPTSHFVSLRIETHATLFMCNRTLHVNPPKHMHMHNYTNCPLYDFYYQPYKIADNVSRSAFTACTNALLPAKDFADSDDPFTFVTADILVQLNITEECARCHYNQRGRCQLDSKGRFLCANAMVPKRKGLTRNVKLGIGLGIGILGILFIGLLFLQLYKRKHTISVGHFQSSNSYSDSSINPRREIGSKHFGVPLFSYDELRKATNNFDHTKELGDGGFGTVYFGKLPDGREVAVKRLYEHNYRRVEQFMNEVNILTTLRHKNLVSLYGCTSQHSRELLLVYEYISNGTIASHLHGELAKPNLLPWSIRIKIAIETATALTYLHASGIIHRDVKTSNILLDDNFRVKVADFGLSRLFPEDATHVSTAPQGTPGYLDPEYHQFYQLTSKSDVYSFGVVLIELISSKPAVDINRSREEINLSTLATKKIQESAIDELVDPSLGFHSDDEVNSMIVSVAELAFQCLQRDKELRPSMEEVLDELRRIESGRDVVEVVEEADVDGVGVGVGSSHSNVNPPPASPEWDEVGLLRNVKNMKHPSSPNTVTDKWESISTTPNASA from the exons ATGAATCTAGTTTGCGAATTTCTGTTCCTTTTGTTTTCTCACCTTATGTTACTTGGTAATGGGTACAAAGAAGATTGTCCAGCTTCATTAAAATGTGGTTTCTTAGGCAATATCAGCTTCCCTTTCACTACAACAGAATACCAGGATTGTGGTTTATTGCCAATACATAATTGTGATGATCCAGGGAAGCCCAAAATGGTCCAATTTCAGAATAAAGGAAAATGGTTGGAGGTTGAAATTGTAAATCCTCTTGAGTTTCGCGGTGGTAATGCTACTAGTGCTTGTGTTTTCAGAGACAGGAATCTCTACCAACTGCTGCAAAACAAAAGTTGTGAAGCTTTCAAATATAATTATACTCTTCCTCCAACCTCTCACTTTGTTTCTTTGCGTATAGAAACTCATGCAACCTTGTTCATGTGCAACCGTACCCTCCATGTAAACCCTCCGAAACATATGCATATGCATAACTATACAAACTGCCCTCTCTATGATTTTTACTACCAGCCTTATAAAATTGCTGATAATGTATCTCGGAGTGCTTTTACAGCTTGTACAAATGCCCTGCTTCCCGCTAAAGACTTTGCTGACTCTGATGACCCTTTTACTTTCGTAACGGCTGATATCCTAGTTCAATTAAACATAACAGAGGAATGTGCACGGTGTCACTACAACCAAAGAGGACGATGTCAACTTGACAGCAAAGGGAGGTTTTTGTGTGCCAATG CTATGGTTCCAAAGCGAAAAGGGCTGACGCGGAATGTTAAACTGGGTATAG GTTTGGGTATTGGAATCCTGGGCATCTTGTTCATCGGGTTGCTGTTTCTCCAACTCTACAAACGAAAACATACTATCTCGGTTGGACACTTCCAATCTAGTAACTCTTATTCTGATTCGTCCATAAATCCACGCAGAGAAATTGGTAGTAAACACTTCGGAGTTCCATTGTTCTCCTACGACGAGCTTAGAAAAGCAACAAACAATTTCGACCATACTAAAGAACTTGGAGATGGAGGCTTTGGTACAGTCTACTTTG GGAAACTTCCCGATGGACGTGAAGTTGCCGTCAAACGTTTATACGAACACAACTATAGAAGAGTAGAACAGTTTATGAACGAAGTTAATATCCTGACAACTTTGCGCCATAAAAATCTCGTGTCTCTTTATGGCTGCACATCACAGCACAGCCGTGAACTACTGCTTGTGTATGAATATATCTCAAATGGCACCATCGCAAGTCATCTCCATGGTGAATTGGCCAAGCCAAACTTACTACCATGGTCTATCCGAATTAAAATTGCCATAGAGACTGCTACTGCCTTGACTTATCTCCATGCTTCTGGTATCATCCACCGTGATGTGAAAACCAGCAACATACTCCTTGACGACAATTTTCGTGTTAAAGTTGCAGATTTTGGCCTTTCAAGATTATTCCCTGAGGATGCCACTCATGTCTCCACGGCTCCACAAGGGACACCGGGTTACCTTGACCCCGAGTATCACCAATTTTATCAGCTTACTAGCAAGAGTGATGTATATAGTTTTGGGGTTGTTTTGATTGAGCTGATATCATCTAAGCCTGCTGTTGATATAAACAGAAGTAGGGAAGAGATTAACTTGTCAACTCTAGCCACAAAGAAGATTCAAGAAAGTGCAATTGATGAGCTGGTAGATCCTAGTCTTGGTTTTCATTCAGACGATGAGGTTAATAGCATGATAGTTTCAGTGGCAGAATTGGCATTTCAGTGTTTGCAAAGGGACAAGGAGTTGAGACCTTCTATGGAAGAAGTGTTAGATGAACTTAGGAGAATAGAGAGTGGGAGGGATGTGGTTGAGGTTGTAGAGGAAGCAGATGTTGATGGTGTTGGTGTTGGCGTTGGATCTTCGCACAGTAATGTAAATCCACCACCAGCCTCACCAGAATGGGATGAAGTTGGATTATTGAGGAATGTGAAGAATATGAAGCATCCGTCTTCACCAAACACCGTCACTGATAAATGGGAAAGTATTAGTACTACACCTAATGCCAGTGCTTAA
- the LOC127096364 gene encoding uncharacterized protein LOC127096364 — translation MYASVRNLATLQMNDQDLSEYLIRAQSTIDDLKLMLVSDDITKILGKLDNMLMVFVLHDLSKEYSSVKDQALTNITIPTVEELIDRLVRVFLPSDDSYTTPESSDFVSTLVMKDVVDVAVVEDVVEEVEVTSIALIVEKMGTLKIGVLTYMATRTKLLMLLKPLQAVNQRVNSKLLSLPMSIRNSGASDHLTGNASLFSELSPPKYPHYITIADGSRVEATGVRRDRSMGQTIGVKIESSGLYYLQPPTSIICVTTESPDLLHRRLGHLSLSKLKKMVSGLPHLESLQFDSCQLGKQVRVSFSRHINSRALSLFDVVHCDVWGPSWIPSILGYRYYVTFIDDFSRCIWMFLMKDRFELFNIFKNFCSEISTQFGKTICILHSDNAKEYFSDCFNSLMHSKGIIHQSSCPHTPQQNGVAEIKHRHIVDTALTLLLNVNLPLKFWGDVVLTVGYLINRMSFSVLNDQVLHSLVHPTDPLYVVSPRVFGCVPETNLDQVLLIPYFESVEFNLLSSSSPVVIDESSLLLNRYDITYERRLRPHDLTSIPSAYTLASAPSPNLPIAICKGKGNCSTRNPYLIYNCVSYHRLFPIYCAFVTALASVSIPKTIQEALSHPGWSQAIFDEMPALESNHTWEFVPIYNCVSYHRLFPIYCAFVTALASISIPKTIQEALSHLGWRQTIFDEMSALESNHTWEFVPLPPGKSVVGCRWIFNVKVGPDGQVDRLKARFVAKGHTQVCGQDYSDTFSSIAKMAFVRLFLAMAAMK, via the exons ATGTATGCATCGGTCCGCAATTTGGCTACTCTTCAAATGAATGATCAAGACTTATCAGAATATCTCATCCGTGCTCAATCTACTATTGATGACCTCAAACTTATGCTGGTTAGTGATGATATTACGAAGATATTGGGCAAACTTGACAATATGCTCATGGTGTTTGTCCTTCATGACCTCTCTAAAGAATATAGTTCCGTTAAAGACCAGGCGTTAACAAATATTACCATCCCTACGGTAGAAGAACTAATTGATCGTCTCGTCCGGGTATTTCTACCAAGTGATGACAGTTATACTACTCCCGAGTCCTCTGATTTTGTTTCTACTTTAGTAATGAAGGACGTGGTGGACGTGGCAGTGGTCGAGGACGTGGTAGAGGAGGTAGAAGTAACTTCTATTGCACTCATTGTAGAAAAGATGGGCACACTCAAGATCGGTGTTTTGACTTACATGGCTACCCGAACAAAACTGTTAATGTTGCTCAAACCGTTGCAAGCCGTGAATCAAAGGGTGAACTCGAAACTACTTTCTCTGCCGATGAGTATCAGAA ATTCAGGTGCTTCAGACCATTTGACCGGTAATGCCTCATTGTTCTCTGAACTATCACCACCTAAATATCCACATTATATTACTATTGCGGATGGATCTAGAGTTGAGGCAACTGGTGTTAGACGA GACCGGAGTATGGGACAAACGATTGGAGTTAAAATTGAATCTAGTGGTCTTTATTATCTTCAACCACCCACTTCCATTATATGTGTTACTACTGAATCTCCCGATCTTCTGCATCGTCGCTTAGGTCATCTGAGTTTATCAAAATTGAAGAAAATGGTGTCAGGTCTTCCTCATTTAGAGTCCTTACAATTTGATTCATGTCAGTTAGGAAAACAAGTTAGAGTTTCTTTTTCCCGCCACATTAATAGTAGAgctttgtctctttttgatgtcGTTCATTGCGATGTGTGGGGTCCTAGTTGGATTCCTTCTATCCTAGGATATAGGTATTATGTTACTTTTATTGATGATTTCTCAAGATGTATTTGGATGTTTTTAATGAAAGATCGTTTTGAATTGTTTAATATTTTTAAGAATTTCTGTTCTGAAATCTCAACACAGTTTGGCAAAACAATTTGTATTTTACACAGTGATAATGCAAAAGAATACTTTTCTGATTGCTTCAACTCTTTAATGCATTCCAAAGGCATCATACATCAATCGAGTTGTCCCCATACgcctcaacaaaatggtgttgcTGAAATAAAACATAGACATATTGTTGACACTGCTCTTACCCTTTTGCTAAATGTCAATTTACCTCTAAAATTTTGGGGTGATGTTGTTCTTACTGTCGGGTATTTAATTAACCGCATGTCATTCTCTGTGTTGAATGATCAGGTTCTTCATTCCCTGGTGCATCCTACAGATCCCTTGTATGTTGTTTCCCCTCGTGTTTTTGGAT GTGTCCCTGAAACTAATTTAGATCAAGTTTTGCTTATTCCTTATTTTGAGTCGGTTGAGTTCAATCTTTTATCGTCTAGTTCACCCGTTGTGATAGACGAGTCTTCACTTCTGTTGAATCGGTATGACATTACCTATGAGAGAAGGTTGAGGCCACATGATTTAACTTCTATTCCAAGCGCTTACACCCTTGCTTCGGCCCCGTCTCCTAACTTGCCCATTGCCATCTGTAAAGGTAAAGGTAATTGTTCAACCCGTAATCCTTATCTTATTTATAATTGTGTGTCTTATCACCGGTTATTTCCTATCTATTGTGCATTTGTTACTGCACTTGCATCTGTTTCTATTCCTAAAACTATCCAGGAAGCTTTATCCCATCCAGGGTGGAGCCAGGCAATATTTGATGAAATGCCAGCTTTAGAATCTAATCATACTTGGGAGTTTGTTCCTATTTATAATTGTGTGTCTTATCACCGGTTATTTCCTATCTATTGTGCGTTTGTTACTGCACTTGCATCTATTTCTATTCCTAAAACTATTCAGGAAGCTTTATCCCATCTAGGGTGGAGACAAACAATATTTGATGAAATGTCAGCTTTAGAATCTAATCATACTTGGGAGTTTGTTCCTCTCCCACCTGGAAAATCTGTTGTTGGTTGTAGGTGGATATTTAATGTTAAGGTTGGTCCTGATGGACAGGTAGATCGATTGAAAGCTCGCTTTGTGGCAAAAGGACACACTCAAGTCTGCGGTCAAGATTATAGTGATACTTTCTCTTCTATTGCGAAGATGGCATTTGTTCGTCTCTTTCTAGCCATGGCTGCCATGAAATAA